Proteins encoded together in one Microcaecilia unicolor chromosome 3, aMicUni1.1, whole genome shotgun sequence window:
- the ZC3H10 gene encoding zinc finger CCCH domain-containing protein 10 isoform X1 gives MRGRYVIINRKGVVGLLCNVEKRGLNTEDPFTGGGGGGGGEKSCLQSAAFASTAQILSVGGKMPDRDNYVNSSGSDEAATSTEDICRDFLRNVCKRGKRCRFRHPEAAEVSDLGVRKNEFIFCHDFQNKECGRLNCRFIHGSKEDEEYYKKSGELPPRLRQKVAEGLGLDPTDLPNSKSEVPICRDFLKGDCQRGTKCKFRHLQRDYEYGYEYDARNLAIMNPAVRFDRYDPYAGMYETERYDELDPVLKRRRVDGMRFETYEYSVTAPRSVEYHVLEEENVMLRKRVEDLKKQVSNLVATNEVLLEQNAQFRNQAKVLSLSSSATATEQTLAPTVGTVTNYNHTIAQTHTTLSSQALQPRPVTQQELVAPTGAPAAPQASAAPLMNPEITPLSAALAQTIAQGMAPPVSMAPVAVSVAPVAVSMAQPLPGITMSHATTPMVTYPVASQGMRITAMPH, from the exons atgcggggtagatATGTCATAATAAATAGAAAAGGGGTGGTTGGCTTGCTTTGTAACGTAGAGAAGCGTGGcttaaacacagaggatccttttacggggggggggggggggggggggggagagaaaag CTGTTTGCAGAGCGCTGCTTTTGCCAGTACTGCGCAGATATTGAGCGTGGGGGGAAAAATGCCAGACAGGGATAACTATGTAAACAGCAGTGGCAGCGATGAAGCAGCGACCAGCACTGAAGACATCTGCAGAGATTTCCTGCGCAATGTTTGCAAGCGCGGTAAGCGTTGCAGGTTCCGCCACCCTGAAGCGGCCGAGGTATCTGACTTGGGTGTGCGCAAGAATGAGTTCATATTTTGCCATGACTTTCAGAACAAAGAGTGCGGCCGCCTGAATTGCAGGTTCATTCATGGCAGTAAGGAAGATGAGGAATACTACAAGAAATCTGGGGAGCTTCCCCCTCGCCTCCGCCAAAAAGTAGCTGAAGGCTTAGGGCTTGACCCCACAGATCTCCCCAACAGCAAAAGTGAGGTCCCAATATGCCGAGATTTCCTGAAGGGTGATTGCCAGAGAGGTACCAAATGCAAGTTCCGCCACCTTCAGAGGGATTATGAGTATGGCTATGAATATGATGCCAGAAATTTGGCCATAATGAACCCAGCTGTCCGGTTCGATCGGTATGACCCTTACGCTGGGATGTATGAGACCGAGCGCTATGATGAGCTTGACCCAGTTTTGAAGAGGAGGCGAGTGGATGGGATGCGCTTCGAGACCTATGAGTATAGCGTTACAGCGCCGCGCTCTGTTGAATACCATGTGCTGGAGGAGGAGAATGTGATGCTGCGCAAGCGTGTAGAGGACCTAAAGAAACAGGTCTCAAATCTGGTGGCCACCAATGAAGTGCTTCTGGAGCAAAATGCTCAGTTCCGTAACCAAGCAAAAGTCCTGAGTCTGAGTTCCAGTGCTACTGCCACAGAGCAAACACTAGCACCCACTGTGGGCACAGTGACCAATTACAACCACACTATTGCGCAAACACATACCACTCTAAGCAGCCAGGCACTGCAGCCACGCCCTGTGACCCAGCAGGAATTGGTGGCTCCAACTGGAGCCCCAGCTGCGCCCCAGGCCAGTGCAGCGCCCTTAATGAACCCAGAGATCACCCCGCTTTCTGCTGCCCTGGCTCAGACTATTGCACAAGGAATGGCCCCTCCTGTTTCGATGGCTCCAGTAGCAGTGTCTGTGGCACCAGTGGCTGTTTCAATGGCCCAGCCGCTGCCAGGTATTACCATGAGCCATGCCACCACACCCATGGTAACCTACCCAGTTGCATCCCAAGGCATGCGCATTACAGCTATGCCCCACTGA
- the ZC3H10 gene encoding zinc finger CCCH domain-containing protein 10 isoform X2 encodes MPDRDNYVNSSGSDEAATSTEDICRDFLRNVCKRGKRCRFRHPEAAEVSDLGVRKNEFIFCHDFQNKECGRLNCRFIHGSKEDEEYYKKSGELPPRLRQKVAEGLGLDPTDLPNSKSEVPICRDFLKGDCQRGTKCKFRHLQRDYEYGYEYDARNLAIMNPAVRFDRYDPYAGMYETERYDELDPVLKRRRVDGMRFETYEYSVTAPRSVEYHVLEEENVMLRKRVEDLKKQVSNLVATNEVLLEQNAQFRNQAKVLSLSSSATATEQTLAPTVGTVTNYNHTIAQTHTTLSSQALQPRPVTQQELVAPTGAPAAPQASAAPLMNPEITPLSAALAQTIAQGMAPPVSMAPVAVSVAPVAVSMAQPLPGITMSHATTPMVTYPVASQGMRITAMPH; translated from the coding sequence ATGCCAGACAGGGATAACTATGTAAACAGCAGTGGCAGCGATGAAGCAGCGACCAGCACTGAAGACATCTGCAGAGATTTCCTGCGCAATGTTTGCAAGCGCGGTAAGCGTTGCAGGTTCCGCCACCCTGAAGCGGCCGAGGTATCTGACTTGGGTGTGCGCAAGAATGAGTTCATATTTTGCCATGACTTTCAGAACAAAGAGTGCGGCCGCCTGAATTGCAGGTTCATTCATGGCAGTAAGGAAGATGAGGAATACTACAAGAAATCTGGGGAGCTTCCCCCTCGCCTCCGCCAAAAAGTAGCTGAAGGCTTAGGGCTTGACCCCACAGATCTCCCCAACAGCAAAAGTGAGGTCCCAATATGCCGAGATTTCCTGAAGGGTGATTGCCAGAGAGGTACCAAATGCAAGTTCCGCCACCTTCAGAGGGATTATGAGTATGGCTATGAATATGATGCCAGAAATTTGGCCATAATGAACCCAGCTGTCCGGTTCGATCGGTATGACCCTTACGCTGGGATGTATGAGACCGAGCGCTATGATGAGCTTGACCCAGTTTTGAAGAGGAGGCGAGTGGATGGGATGCGCTTCGAGACCTATGAGTATAGCGTTACAGCGCCGCGCTCTGTTGAATACCATGTGCTGGAGGAGGAGAATGTGATGCTGCGCAAGCGTGTAGAGGACCTAAAGAAACAGGTCTCAAATCTGGTGGCCACCAATGAAGTGCTTCTGGAGCAAAATGCTCAGTTCCGTAACCAAGCAAAAGTCCTGAGTCTGAGTTCCAGTGCTACTGCCACAGAGCAAACACTAGCACCCACTGTGGGCACAGTGACCAATTACAACCACACTATTGCGCAAACACATACCACTCTAAGCAGCCAGGCACTGCAGCCACGCCCTGTGACCCAGCAGGAATTGGTGGCTCCAACTGGAGCCCCAGCTGCGCCCCAGGCCAGTGCAGCGCCCTTAATGAACCCAGAGATCACCCCGCTTTCTGCTGCCCTGGCTCAGACTATTGCACAAGGAATGGCCCCTCCTGTTTCGATGGCTCCAGTAGCAGTGTCTGTGGCACCAGTGGCTGTTTCAATGGCCCAGCCGCTGCCAGGTATTACCATGAGCCATGCCACCACACCCATGGTAACCTACCCAGTTGCATCCCAAGGCATGCGCATTACAGCTATGCCCCACTGA